The Oncorhynchus nerka isolate Pitt River linkage group LG11, Oner_Uvic_2.0, whole genome shotgun sequence genome includes the window ttcaagaggtctgcattctaactgtactatcattggttcaagaggtctgcattctaactgtattatcattggttcaagaggtctgatTTCCAAATGTAtgatcattggttcaagaggtctgcattctaactgtactatcattggttcaagaggtctgcattctaactgtattatcattggttcaagaggtctgcattctaactgtattatcattggttcaagaggtctgcattctaactatgatcattggttcaagaggtctgcattctaactgtactatcattggttcaagaggtctgcattctaactgtactagcattggttcaagaggtctgcattctaactgtactagcattggttcaagaggtctgcattcttACTGTACTagcattggttcaagaggtctgcattctaactatgatcattggttcaagaggtctgcattctaactgtattatcattggttcaagaggtctgcattctaaatgtattatcattggttcaagaggtctgcattctaactgtattatcattggttcaagaggtctgcattctaactgtattatcattggttcaagaggtctgcattctaactgtactatcattggttcaagaggtctgcattctaactgtattatcattggttcaagaggtctacattctaactgtattatcattggttcaagaggtctgcattctaactgtattatcattggttcaagaggtctgatTTCCAAATGTAtgatcattggttcaagaggtctgtaTTCTAACTGGGtgatcattggttcaagaggtctgcattctaactatgatcattggttcaagaggtctgatTTCCAAATGTAtgatcattggttcaagaggtctgcattctaactgtattatcattggttcaagaggtctgcattctaactgtattatcattggttcaagaggtctgcattctaactgtattatcattggttcaagaggtctgcattctaactgtattatcattggttcaagaggtctgcattctaactgtattatcattggttcaagaggtctgcattctaactgtattatcattggttcaagaggtctgcattctaactgtattatcattggttcaagaggtctgcattctaactgtgatcattggttcaagaggtctgcattctaactgtgatcattggttcaagaggtctgcattctaactgtattatcattggttcaagaggtctgcattctaactgtattatcattggttcaagaggtctgcattctaactgtattatcattggttcaagaggtctgcattctaactgtattatcattggttcaagaggtctgcattctaactgtattatcattggttcaagaggtctgcattctaactgtattatcattggttcaagaggtctgatTTCCAAATGTAtgatcattggttcaagaggtctgcattctaaatgtgttatcattggttcaagaggtctgcattctaactgtattatcattggttcaagaggtctgcattctaactgtactatcattggttcaagaggtctgcattctaactgtattatcattggttcaagaggtctgcattctaactgtattatcattggttcaagaggtctgcattctaactgtattatcattggttcaagaggtctgcattctaactgtattatcattggttcaagaggtctgcattctaactgtattatcattggttcaagaggtctgcattctaactgtattatcattggttcaagaggtctgcattctaactgtattatcattggttcaagaggtctgcattctaactgtactatcattggttcaagaggtctgcattctaaatgtattatcattggttcaagaggtctgcattctaactgtgtgatcattggttcaagaggtctgtattctaactgtattatcattggttcaagaggtctgcattctaactgtattatcattggttcaagaggtctgcattctaactgtactatcattggttcaagaggtctgatTTCCAAATGTAtgatcattggttcaagaggtctgcattctaactgtattatcattggttcaagaggtctgatTTCCAAATGTAtgatcattggttcaagaggtctgcattctaactgtattatcattggttcaagaggtctgcattctaactgtactatcattggttcaagaggtctgcattctaactgtattatcattggttcaagaggtctgcattctaactgtattatcattggttcaagaggtctgcattctaactgtattatcattggttcaagaggtctgatTTCCAAATGTAtgatcattggttcaagaggtctgcattctaactgtactatcattggttcaagaggtctgcattctaactgtattatcattggttcaagaggtctgcattctaactatgatcattggttcaagaggtctgcattctaactgtactatcattggttcaagaggtctgcattctaactgtactatcattggttcaagaggtctgcattctaactgtactagcattggttcaagaggtctgcattcttACTGTACTagcattggttcaagaggtctgcattctaactatgatcattggttcaagaggtctgcattctaaatgtattatcattggttcaagaggtctgcattctaactgtattatcattggttcaagaggtctgcattctaactgtattatcattggttcaagaggtctgcattctaactgtactatcattggttcaagaggtctgcattctaactgtattatcattggttcaagaggtctgcattctaactgtattatcattggttcaagaggtctgcattctaactgtattatcattggttcaagaggtctgatTTCCAAATGTAtgatcattggttcaagaggtctgcattctaactgtgtgatcattggttcaagaggtctgcattctaactgtgatcattggttcaagaggtctgcattctaaatgtattatcattggttcaagaggtctgcattctaactgtattatcattggttcaagaggtctgatTTCCAAATGTAtgatcattggttcaagaggtctgtaTTCTAAAtgtattatcattggttcaagaggtctgcattctaactgtattatcattggttcaagaggtctgcattctaactgtattatcattggttcaagaggtctgcattctaactgtattataattggttcaagaggtctgcattccaaatgtattatcattggttcaagaggtctgcattctaaatgtatgatcattggttcaagaggtctgcattctaactgtgtgatcattggttcaagaggtctgcattctaactgtactatcattggttcaagaggtctgcattctaactgtattatcattggttcaagaggtctgcattctaactgtattatcattggttcaagaggtctgcattctaactgtattatcattggttcaagaggtctgcattctaactgtactatcattggttcaagaggtctgcattctaactgtattatcattggttcaagaggtctgcattctaactgtattatcattggttcaagaggtctgcattctaactgtattatcattggttcaagaggtctgcattctaactgtattatcattggttcaagaggtctgcattctaactgtgtgatcattggttcaagaggtctgcattctaactatgatcattggttcaagaggtctgcattctaactgtattatcattggttcaagaggtctgcattctaactgtattatcattggttcaagaggtctgcattctaactgtattatcattggttcaagaggtctgcattctaaatgtattatcattggttcaagaggtctgcattctaactgtactatcattggttcaagaggtctgcattctaactgtattatcattggttcaagaggtctgcattctaactgtattatcattggttcaagaggtctgcattctaactgtattatcattggttcaagaggtctgcatttCCAAATGTAtgatcattggttcaagaggtctgatTCTAAAtgtattatcattggttcaagaggtctgcattctaactgtactatcattggttcaagaggtctgcattctaactgtattatcattggttcaagaggtctgcattctaaatgtgttatcattggttcaagaggtctgcattctaactgtactatcattggttcaagaggtctgcattctaactgtattatcattggttcaagaggtctgcattctaactgtattatcattggttcaagaggtctgcattctaactgtattatcattggttcaagaggtctgatTTCCAAATGTAtgatcattggttcaagaggtctgcattctaactgtactatcattggttcaagaggtctgcattctaactgtattatcattggttcaagaggtctgcattctaactgtattatcattggttcaagaggtctgcattctaactatgatcattggttcaagaggtctgcattctaactgtactatcattggttcaagaggtctgcattctaactgtactagcattggttcaagaggtctgcattctaactgtactagcattggttcaagaggtctgcattcttACTGTACTagcattggttcaagaggtctgcattctaactatgatcattggttcaagaggtctgcattctaactgtattatcattggttcaagaggtctgcattctaaatgtattatcattggttcaagaggtctgcattctaactgtattatcattggttcaagaggtctgcattctaactgtattatcattggttcaagaggtctgcattctaactgtactatcattggttcaagaggtctgcattctaactgtattatcattggttcaagaggtctacattctaactgtattatcattggttcaagaggtctgcattctaactgtattatcattggttcaagaggtctgatTTCCAAATGTAtgatcattggttcaagaggtctgcattctaactgtgtgatcattggttcaagaggtctgcattctaactgtgatcattggttcaagaggtctgcattctaactgtattatcattggttcaagaggtctgcattctaactgtattatcattggttcaagaggtctgcattctaactgtattatcattggttcaagaggtctgcattctaactgtattatcattggttcaagaggtctgcattctaactgtgatcattggttcaagaggtctgcattctaactgtactatcattggttcaagaggtctgcattctaactgtattatcattggttcaagaggtctgcattctaactgtattatcattggttcaagaggtctgcattctaactgtactatcattggttcaagaggtctgcattctaactgtattatcattggttcaagaggtctgcattctaactgtattatcattggttcaagaggtctgcattctaactgtattatcattggttcaagaggtctgcattctaaatgtattatcattggttcaagaggtctgtaTTCTAAAtgtattatcattggttcaagaggtctgcattctaactgtactatcattggttcaagaggtctgcattctaactgtattatcattggttcaagaggtctgcattctaactgtattatcattggttcaagaggtctgcattctaaatgtattatcattggttcaagaggtctgatTTCCAAATGTAtgatcattggttcaagaggtctgcattctaactgtattatcattggttcaagaggtctgcattctaactgtattatcattggttcaagaggtctgtaTTCTAACTGTactatcattggttcaagaggtctgcattctaaatgtatgatcattggttcaagaggtctgatTTCCAAATGTAtgatcattggttcaagaggtctgcattctaactgtattatcattggttcaagaggtctgcattctaactgtgTTATCATTGcttcaagaggtctgcattctagctgtgttatcattggttcaagaggtctgcattctaactgtattatcattggttcaagaggtctgtaTTCTAACTGTactatcattggttcaagaggtctgcattctaactgtattatcattggttcaagaggtctgtaTTCTAACTGTATTATGattgggggcaaactacctgccctccaggacacctacaccacccgatgttacaggaaggccataaagatcatcaaggacatcaaccacccgaaccactgcctgttcaccccgctatcatccagaaggcgaggtcagtacaggtgcatcaaagctgggaccgagagactgaaaaacagcttctatctcaaggccatcagactgttaaacagccaccactaacattgagtggctgctgccaacacactgacattgacactgactcaactccagccactttaataatgggaattgatgggaaattatgtaaatatatcactagccactttaaacaatgctaccttatataatgttacttaccctacattattcatctcatatgcatacgtatatactgtactctatatcatcgactgcatccttatgtaatacatgtatcactagccactttaactatgccactttgtttactttgtctacatactcatctcatatgtatatactgtactcgataccatctactgtatgctgccctgtaccatcactcattcatatatccttatgtacatattctttatccccttacactgtgtataagacagtagttttggaattgttagttagattacttgttggttattactgcattgtcggaactagaagcacaagcatttcgctacactcgcattaacatctactaaccatgtgtatgtgacaaataaatttgatttgatttgatttgatttcaagaggtctgcattctaactgtattatgattggttcaagaggtctgcattctaactgtattatcattggttcaagaggtctgcattctaactgtattatcattggttcaagaggtctgcattctaactaTGATCATTGGTTCAAGCCAGTGAGGTATATCATTAAGTTCAGGCACTGCTGCCTCTCGGATACATAGCAGCCCTCAACCCGAGGGACAGCGTGTTTACTTGTGCCATCCTGAAAGAGCCTCTCAGGGTGACAAAGACCCCATTCACCGGTAACCGGAGCTCGCACGCTGCCACATCAACTATTTGAGCAGGATGGTGTTTAAGCCTATCTGTTTGCGACCACATTAACAACACAGCTCAGGAAATGTCGGTAACACATGATTAAAGTCTGGTGGCGGATGTCCTAATCTCGCCTGACAGAGTAGAGACAAAGAGACTGTAGGCCGAACTTAAATGTTTTCCTGAGACTGGGCCGACtggttttttccccctcatagcGCAGGGAGGTAGCAGGTGTGAGGAAGGAGGACCTTAACTTTTGTCCTTGTCATCCTAGCCCAGGTGGAAGAGATCATTATTCTGAGTTCAACGGAGAGGAGAATGTGACAGGGCAGTGGACGTTAAGGTTCTAGAACTTCTGGAGTCAATGACAAAGGGTGCATGAGTAGTTAACGGATATAAGGACTGGAAGTTTCATGGAGCTAACTCAGTGGGCAACTCAGTGGATAACAGGGGGTCGTTCTACCTTTCACAGAGCCGGTAAGCGCCGCAGTCTGTGTCCCTGCAAAACATTTCCAGTGGCTGTTCTGAGAATATCATGCTCGTGGGTGTGTTTCACCGCTTTCGTCTGTGGACTATTTctcctcctcggagtgtgtttTCTCAATCTCTTTGACCCACGACTCCAACCCTTCCCTCTCACTGGAGTGGAGCCCAGAGATGTCACCCTTCTGTTGTGGACGCACCCCTTCGGCCGTTACCGCAGACTGCCGGACTGTGAGGCGCGCTTTGGGATCCGTGGGTGCGTACTGACCGACGACCGACGCATGTACCCTGGGGCTGACGCCATCATCATGCACCACCGTGAGATAGTGACCAACGCCACGGCGCTCCCGTCTGACCCACGACCCCGTGGCCAGAAGTGGATCTGGATGAATTTTGAGTCCCCGTCTCACACTCGTGGCCTGCGGCAGTTCGAGGGCTTGTTCAACCTCACCATGACCTACCGTGCAGATTCAGACATCTTCCTCCCCTACGGCTACCTGGTGACCCGCCTTCACCCTCACGCCAATGCCCCCCACACACGCCCCCGACGGCCCCACCTACTGGCCTGGGTCATCAGTAACTGGTCGGAGTCGCAGGCCCGCGTGGCGTATTACCGTCGGCTGGTTAACTACGTTGACGTGGATGTGTTCGGGGGCGCAGGCGTGCCACTGCCAGAGGACAGCACTGTGGTGCGCACGGTGAGGCGTTACCTGTTTTATCTGGCGTTGGAGAACTCCCAGCATCCCGACTACATCACAGAGAAGCTGTGGAACTCCTTACTGGCCGGGGCCGTTCCTGTAGTTCTCGGGCCGCCACGGGAAAACTACGAACGCTTCCTCCCCCATGATGCCTTCATTCATGTGGACgacttctcctctcctcgcctgcTCGCCCAATACCTGATGCTGCTGCACCGGAGCCCCACCCTCCTGCAGAGACACCTGGCTTGGAGGAGGAGCTACAGCGTGCACCTGACCGCTTTCTGGGCGGAGCATTACTGCACAGCATGTCGCGTCGTGCGGAATCACAGTCTCCGGACTGACACCATCACCAACCTTCAGCGCTGGTTTGAGTCCTGACCTCAGTGTGGAACCACAGACTCCGGACTGACACCATCACCAACCTTCAGCGCTGGTTTGAGTCCTGACCTCAGTGTGGAACCACAGACTCTGGACTGACACCATCACCAACCTTCAGCGCTGGTTTGAGTCCTGACCTCAGTGTGGAACCACAGACTCTGGACTGACACCATCACCAACCTTCAGCGCTGGTTTGAGTCCTGACCTCAGTGTGGAACCACAGACTCTGGACTGACACCATCACAAACCTTCAGCGCTGGTTTGAGTCCTGACCTCAGTGTGGAACCACAGACTCAGCGCTGGTTTGATTGACACCATCACAAACCTTCAGCGCTGGTTTGAATCCTGACCTCAGTGTGGAACCACAGAGTCCTGACCCAGTGTGGACAGACGACACCATCACCAACCTTCAGCGCTGGTTTGAGTCCTGACCTCAGTGTGGAACCACAGACTCCGGACTGACACCATCACCAACCTTCAGCGCTGGTTTGAGTCCTGACCTCAGTGTGGAACCACAGACTCCGGACTGACACCATCACCAACCTTCAGCGCTGGTTTGAGTCCTGACCTCAGTGTGGAACCACAGACTCCGGACCGACACCATCACCAACCTTCAGCGCTGGTTTGAGTCCTGACCTCAGTGTGGAACCACAGACTCCGGACCGACACCATCACCAACCTTCAGCGCTGGTTTGAGTGACCCTGAACCACAGACTCTGACCTTCAGCGCTGGTTTGAGTCCTGACCAGTGTTCCACCATCACCAACCTTGCTGGTTTGAATACTATGGAACCACAGATGAGCTGGTTTGGTGACAGATACCTTCAATATGTGGTGAATACTATGAACATGATTGGTCAGATATCTAGCCACAACCCAGTCTGTAGCAGGGAATCTATAGGAACTATCTTCAACACCATTCAGTAAACAGAAAGAAACACTTCATATTTATTGAACATTATTGAACTGTGATTCACTTGTCTGTTATtcttgttgttgttattagtcaGGGTTCAGTAGTGTTGTGAAGTGTGATTCAATTGTCTGTTATtcttgttgttgttattagtcaGGGTTCAGTAGTGTTGTGAAGTGTGATTCACTTGTCTGTAATtcttgttgttgttattagtcaGGGTTCAGTAGTGTTGTGAAGTGTGATTCACTTGTCTGTAATtcttgttgttgttattagtcaGGGTTCAGTAGTGTTGTGAAGTGTGATTCACTTGTCTGTTATtcttgttgttgttattagtcaGGGTTCAGTAGTGTTGTGAAGTGAGTTAGACTGTATAAGAAACATAGATATTGCTCTCATCAGCGTGTTGTGTGGATTGTTAAGACGGGCTGCTTATGGAGGCCTTAAACAACCTTAGACTTAAGGACGGGATAGTGGGATGGGTTCAGCATCATGGCCATGTTAACCCCAGTAGCCTTGATACTGCCCAGACATTACCAGGTGACCAGCTGCTACTTATCCCACACCACTAGACATGGGCAATGTCAACCCCAGGATAAACCACAACACCAACCCCCGGGGCTCCTGTTCCACCTCCAAAGAAGATACCTgtgatgcacgcacgcacgcacacacacacacacacacgcacgcacgcacacacacacacgcacacacacacacacacacacacacacacacacacacacacacacacacacacacacacacacacacacacacacacacacacacacacacacacacacacacacacacacacacacacacacacacacacacacacacacacacacacacacatacacatacacatacacacacacacacagagctcccTCCACCTCTATGATCCCTCTCATATAAATTGTACAGGCTATATTTACATCAAATGCCCATGTCTTTCTTACCTTACTTGTCTGATTGGTTGTTTCAGTCCAAGGTGTTTCACACTTTTCCATGTTTTTTTTGTCCCACTACATGTGAACATTCTAATGtatgtttgcaattgcaacaaattaAACTTGAACTTGACCTGCTTATTAAGCAAGTTTTGCCTCCAAAGTAGTCACTCTTACATAGTCACTCTTACATAGTCACTCTTACATAGTCACTCTTACATAGTCACTCTTACATAGTCACTCTTACATAGTCACTCTTACATAGTCACTCTTACATAGTGCCACGCATAATCACAATTGGTGTCGCTTTGTCTTCAAACATAGACCGAACCCATTGTTGGTCTTTATTTAAAGGTCTATCCCATTGTTGGACTTTATTTAAAGGCCTATCCCATTGTTGGTCTTTATTTAAAGGTCTATCCCATTGCTGGTCTTTATTTAAAGGCCTATCCCATTGCTGGACTTTATTTAAAGGCCTATCCCATTGCTGGTCTTTATTTAAAGGTCTATCCTTTGTTGGTCTTTATTTAAAGGCCTATCCCTTGTTGGTCTTTATTTAAAGGCCTATCCCATTGCTGGACTTTATTTAAAGGCCTATAAATTGCTGGTCTTTTTTAAAGGCCTATCCCATTGCTGGACTTTATTTAAAGGCCTATCCCATTGCTGGACTTTATTTAAAGGCCTATCCCATTGCTGGTCTTTATTTAAAGGTCTATCCTTTGTTGGTCTTTATATATacgtgacctacttgttgtgtgtatgtactgacaagTCTGTGGAACTGATAGATTCACAcacatgctacatgttaatgtatttaaatgtatgtaaattgtaaagtattttgcctgtaatgtcttttttaaataaaaataacaaatgtgtcggaccccagtaagactagctgtcaccaTTGGCTAATGAGGATCCTGATAAATAAAATCAAAGGCACATTCCATGTTGGCATTTATTTAAAGGCCTATCCCTTGTTGGTATTTATTTAAAGGCCTATCCCTTGTTGGTATTTATTTAAAGGCCTATCCCTTGTTGGTATTTATTTAAAGGCCTATCCCTTGTTGGTATTTATTTAAAGGCCTATCCCTTGTTGGTATTTATTTAAAGGCCTATCCCTTGTTGGTATTTATTTAAAGGCCTATCCCTTGTTGGTATTTATTTAAAGGCCTATCACTTGTTGGTATTTATTTAAAGGCCTATCCCTTGTTGGTCTTTATTTAAAGGCCTATCCCATTGCTGGTCTTTATTTAAAGGCCTATCCCATTGCTGGTCTTTATTTAAAGGCCTATCCCTTGTTGGTATTTATTTAAAGGCCTATCCCTTGTTGGTATTTATTTAAA containing:
- the LOC115125460 gene encoding alpha-(1,3)-fucosyltransferase 4-like, encoding MELTQWATQWITGGRSTFHRAGKRRSLCPCKTFPVAVLRISCSWVCFTAFVCGLFLLLGVCFLNLFDPRLQPFPLTGVEPRDVTLLLWTHPFGRYRRLPDCEARFGIRGCVLTDDRRMYPGADAIIMHHREIVTNATALPSDPRPRGQKWIWMNFESPSHTRGLRQFEGLFNLTMTYRADSDIFLPYGYLVTRLHPHANAPHTRPRRPHLLAWVISNWSESQARVAYYRRLVNYVDVDVFGGAGVPLPEDSTVVRTVRRYLFYLALENSQHPDYITEKLWNSLLAGAVPVVLGPPRENYERFLPHDAFIHVDDFSSPRLLAQYLMLLHRSPTLLQRHLAWRRSYSVHLTAFWAEHYCTACRVVRNHSLRTDTITNLQRWFES